The following proteins come from a genomic window of Streptomyces sp. ALI-76-A:
- a CDS encoding family 16 glycosylhydrolase encodes MTRAVFTADFDSPRQWVAGRSWAYPDGGPVNPDDDKLDHLATDPAYFRGGVFRATRRPDGLWDTGLLTTEESEEGFTLRAGDRLETRVRLPTGTGAWPAVWTWLDGGQEIDVFEYHPDHPDLLEFSNHVRGGHRYHRDAAVCPGGWIDLAVRFGAASVTWFLNGTPVYSDGRGVGRDWYAHLIVNLSVCAGRYHPPPEPAVSELSFEVASLVVHRAGAL; translated from the coding sequence GTGACCCGAGCCGTTTTCACAGCCGATTTCGACTCGCCCCGCCAATGGGTCGCGGGCCGTTCCTGGGCCTATCCCGACGGCGGCCCGGTGAACCCGGACGACGACAAACTGGACCACCTCGCCACCGACCCCGCGTACTTCCGGGGCGGCGTGTTCCGGGCCACGCGCCGCCCCGACGGACTGTGGGACACGGGACTGCTGACCACGGAGGAGAGCGAGGAGGGTTTCACGCTGCGCGCCGGGGACCGGCTGGAGACCCGGGTGCGGCTGCCCACCGGGACGGGTGCCTGGCCGGCCGTGTGGACCTGGCTCGACGGCGGCCAGGAGATCGACGTGTTCGAGTACCACCCCGACCACCCGGACCTCCTGGAGTTCTCCAACCATGTACGCGGCGGACACCGCTACCACCGTGACGCGGCGGTGTGTCCCGGCGGCTGGATCGACCTGGCGGTGCGGTTCGGCGCAGCCAGCGTGACGTGGTTCCTCAACGGCACACCGGTCTACTCCGACGGACGCGGAGTGGGCCGGGACTGGTACGCCCACCTCATCGTGAACCTCTCCGTGTGCGCGGGCCGCTACCACCCGCCGCCCGAGCCGGCGGTCAGCGAGCTGTCCTTCGAGGTCGCGAGCCTGGTCGTGCACCGTGCCGGGGCACTCTGA
- a CDS encoding glycoside hydrolase, translating into MARRTRSRRSLGAAALTALATGAALLSVPAQAQAATSVTVQPDPSYKQEKFEGWGTSLVWFANATGDYPPEIREKLAKLLFGDDGLALNIARYNIGGGNAPDVKDYLRAGGAVEGWWKAPAGTTREDTDWWSADDPADWNKDADATQRWWVERIKKDIDHWETFSNSPPWFMTESGYVSGGFDANADQLKAESVDDFAAYMAGATKRLEKAEGIKVDTVDPFNEPNTGYWSTRLGPDGEPVGGRQEGAHIGPELQQKVLAALAPELRKAKVKAEISAMDETNPSLFAQNWNAYSQASRDLVDQLNVHTYGTGQRTTARDLAKAADKPLWMSEVEGDWGDGQSFTDMRPGLGLAQQIVNDLRELEPSAWVFWQPVEDYDNMKPGGESAKGGNWGSIQLSFSCTSKDTLESCPIYTNTKFDTARNFTHFIKPGDKLIKVDDTSSAAAVTANGKGASLVHVNSTTAPRTVTIDLSKFRKVSGAATVTPVVTSADGKLAPQAPVKVSDRKATFTVPAQSVTSFAIKGVSGVAKDAPLLSKGDTYTLTGVQSGKAVTVGANGTNLVIGTDNGTSAQQWQLSARYGETGARQRYVFSNPAEGKRLAVRDNVPVVEPDTGERDRATEWIMSTTGDGTWTLVNAATGRLLEVGGQATNEGAAVTTWQPNSGSNQRWKVTNVTDEVTAD; encoded by the coding sequence ATGGCACGCCGTACCCGCAGCAGACGGTCCCTCGGGGCCGCCGCACTCACGGCCCTGGCCACCGGGGCCGCCCTGCTCAGCGTCCCCGCACAGGCCCAGGCCGCCACCTCCGTCACCGTGCAGCCGGACCCGTCGTACAAGCAGGAGAAGTTCGAGGGCTGGGGCACCAGCCTGGTCTGGTTCGCCAACGCCACCGGCGACTACCCGCCGGAGATACGCGAGAAGCTGGCGAAACTGCTCTTCGGCGACGACGGCCTGGCGCTGAACATCGCCCGGTACAACATCGGCGGCGGCAACGCCCCCGACGTCAAGGACTACCTGCGCGCCGGCGGCGCCGTCGAGGGATGGTGGAAGGCGCCCGCGGGCACCACCCGCGAGGACACCGACTGGTGGAGCGCCGACGACCCGGCCGACTGGAACAAGGACGCCGACGCCACCCAGCGCTGGTGGGTGGAGCGCATCAAGAAGGACATCGACCACTGGGAGACCTTCAGCAACTCCCCGCCGTGGTTCATGACGGAGAGCGGCTACGTCTCCGGTGGGTTCGACGCCAACGCCGACCAGCTCAAGGCCGAGTCGGTCGACGACTTCGCCGCCTACATGGCGGGCGCGACCAAGCGGCTGGAGAAGGCGGAGGGCATCAAGGTCGACACCGTCGACCCGTTCAACGAGCCCAACACCGGCTACTGGAGCACGCGTCTGGGCCCTGACGGCGAGCCGGTCGGCGGCCGTCAGGAAGGCGCCCACATCGGCCCGGAACTCCAGCAGAAGGTTCTCGCCGCGCTGGCGCCGGAGCTGAGGAAGGCGAAGGTCAAGGCGGAGATCTCGGCGATGGACGAGACCAACCCGTCCCTCTTCGCCCAGAACTGGAACGCCTACTCCCAGGCCTCGCGCGACCTGGTCGACCAGCTGAACGTGCACACCTACGGCACCGGGCAGCGCACCACCGCGCGGGACCTCGCCAAGGCCGCGGACAAGCCGCTGTGGATGAGCGAGGTCGAGGGCGACTGGGGCGACGGGCAGAGCTTCACCGACATGCGGCCCGGTCTCGGGCTGGCCCAGCAGATCGTCAACGACCTGCGCGAACTGGAGCCCAGCGCCTGGGTGTTCTGGCAGCCGGTCGAGGACTACGACAACATGAAGCCGGGCGGCGAGTCCGCCAAGGGCGGCAACTGGGGCAGCATCCAGCTCTCGTTCAGCTGCACCTCGAAGGACACTTTGGAGTCCTGCCCGATCTACACGAACACCAAGTTCGACACCGCCCGCAACTTCACGCACTTCATCAAGCCCGGTGACAAGCTGATCAAGGTGGACGACACCTCCAGCGCCGCCGCCGTGACCGCGAACGGCAAGGGCGCCTCGCTCGTCCACGTCAACAGCACCACCGCGCCGCGTACGGTCACCATCGACCTGTCGAAGTTCCGCAAGGTCAGCGGTGCCGCGACCGTCACACCGGTGGTCACCAGCGCCGACGGCAAGCTCGCGCCGCAGGCTCCGGTCAAGGTCAGCGACCGCAAGGCCACCTTCACGGTGCCCGCCCAGTCGGTGACCTCCTTCGCCATCAAGGGCGTGTCCGGTGTCGCGAAGGACGCCCCGCTGCTGAGCAAGGGCGACACGTACACGCTGACCGGCGTGCAGAGCGGCAAGGCGGTGACCGTCGGCGCCAACGGCACGAACCTGGTCATCGGCACGGACAACGGCACCAGCGCCCAGCAGTGGCAGCTCAGCGCCCGGTACGGCGAGACCGGCGCCCGCCAGCGGTACGTCTTCAGCAACCCCGCCGAGGGCAAGCGGCTGGCCGTGCGGGACAACGTGCCCGTGGTGGAGCCCGACACCGGTGAGCGGGACCGGGCCACCGAGTGGATCATGTCGACCACCGGTGACGGCACCTGGACCCTGGTCAACGCGGCCACCGGACGTCTCCTGGAGGTCGGCGGCCAGGCGACGAACGAGGGTGCGGCCGTCACGACATGGCAGCCCAACTCCGGCTCCAACCAGCGCTGGAAGGTCACGAACGTGACCGACGAGGTGACGGCCGACTAG
- a CDS encoding beta-galactosidase has protein sequence MISTLLSRGRRGADGDPVVPRLAYGADYNPEQWPREVWEEDVRLMREAGVTIVSVGIFSWARIQPSADTWDFGWLDEVMDLLHAGGIGVDLATATASPPPWLSTAHPEILPVTAHGETLWPGARQHWRPTSPVFREHALRLVREMADRYRDHPALVAWHVSNELGCHNVYDYSDDAARAFRGWLRARYGTLDALNHAWGTAFWSQRYGDWEQILPPRLAASHPNPTQQLDFKRFSSDALKDYLRAERDILREITPDVPVTTNFMVMGGTKGMNYPDWAEEIDFVSNDHYVHPGSQDRDELSFSANLTSGIAGGRPWFLMEHSTSAVNWQPVNVAKRPGDLARDSLLHVAHGADAVCFFQWRQSAAGAEKYHSAMVPHAGADSELFRAVAALGATLETLAPVAGSDREPARVGIVYDWESWWASEQDSHPTALLDYRQEALDWYSALLALGVRADLVTTRADLSRHQVLIAPVLHMVPADLAKELTRYAEQGGHLITTYFSAVVDENDHVWLGGYPGALRDLLGLRVEEFGPLLAGDTVELDDATTGSLWTDRITVTDPQTEVLVRYRTGTQAGRPAVTRRPTGGGSASYVSTRLGVEGLTALLPRLLGPAGVESELPEEVRGLVELTVRRDADSRFLFLVNRTDDTVPVTGLAGEVLIGGADDGTLTLGPRDVAVLRQPAG, from the coding sequence ATGATCTCCACCCTCCTGTCCCGCGGGCGGCGCGGGGCGGACGGTGACCCCGTCGTCCCCCGTCTCGCGTACGGCGCCGACTACAACCCGGAGCAGTGGCCCCGCGAGGTGTGGGAGGAGGACGTCCGGCTGATGCGGGAGGCCGGCGTCACCATCGTGTCCGTGGGGATCTTCTCCTGGGCCCGCATCCAGCCGAGCGCGGACACCTGGGACTTCGGCTGGCTCGACGAGGTCATGGACCTGCTCCACGCGGGCGGCATCGGCGTCGACCTGGCCACCGCCACCGCGTCCCCGCCGCCCTGGCTGAGCACCGCCCACCCGGAGATCCTGCCGGTCACCGCGCACGGCGAGACCCTGTGGCCGGGCGCCCGCCAGCACTGGCGGCCCACCTCGCCGGTCTTCCGCGAGCACGCCCTGCGCCTCGTCCGGGAGATGGCGGACCGCTACCGGGACCACCCCGCCCTGGTCGCCTGGCACGTCTCCAACGAGCTGGGCTGCCACAACGTGTACGACTACTCCGACGACGCGGCCCGTGCCTTCCGCGGCTGGCTGCGCGCCCGTTACGGCACGCTCGACGCGCTCAACCACGCCTGGGGCACGGCGTTCTGGTCGCAGCGCTACGGCGACTGGGAGCAGATCCTGCCGCCGCGGCTCGCCGCCTCGCACCCGAACCCGACCCAGCAGCTGGACTTCAAGCGGTTCTCGTCGGACGCGCTGAAGGACTACCTGCGGGCCGAGCGGGACATCCTGCGCGAGATCACCCCGGACGTGCCGGTCACCACCAACTTCATGGTGATGGGCGGCACCAAGGGCATGAACTACCCGGACTGGGCGGAGGAGATCGACTTCGTCTCCAACGACCACTACGTCCACCCCGGCTCCCAGGACCGCGACGAGCTGTCCTTCTCCGCGAACCTCACCAGCGGTATCGCGGGCGGACGGCCCTGGTTCCTGATGGAGCACTCCACCAGCGCCGTCAACTGGCAGCCGGTGAACGTGGCCAAGCGGCCGGGCGACCTGGCCCGCGACTCGCTGCTGCACGTGGCGCACGGCGCCGACGCGGTGTGCTTCTTCCAGTGGCGGCAGTCGGCGGCCGGTGCCGAGAAGTACCACTCGGCGATGGTCCCGCACGCCGGCGCGGACAGCGAGCTGTTCCGTGCCGTCGCCGCGCTCGGTGCCACGCTGGAGACCCTGGCCCCCGTCGCCGGTTCGGACCGGGAGCCGGCCCGGGTCGGGATCGTGTACGACTGGGAGTCGTGGTGGGCGAGCGAACAGGACTCCCACCCCACGGCCCTGCTGGACTACCGGCAGGAGGCGCTCGACTGGTACTCGGCACTCCTCGCCCTCGGTGTCCGCGCCGACCTCGTCACCACCCGCGCCGACCTGTCCCGCCACCAGGTGCTGATCGCCCCGGTGCTGCACATGGTCCCCGCCGACCTCGCCAAGGAGCTGACGCGGTACGCCGAGCAGGGCGGCCACCTGATCACCACGTACTTCTCGGCGGTCGTCGACGAGAACGACCACGTCTGGCTCGGCGGCTATCCGGGAGCCCTGCGCGACCTTCTCGGCCTGCGCGTCGAGGAGTTCGGGCCGCTGCTCGCCGGTGACACGGTCGAGCTGGACGACGCCACCACCGGCAGCCTGTGGACCGACCGGATCACGGTCACCGACCCGCAGACAGAGGTCCTGGTCCGCTACCGCACCGGCACGCAGGCCGGCCGGCCCGCCGTGACCCGGCGTCCCACCGGCGGCGGTTCGGCCTCCTACGTGTCCACGCGGCTCGGCGTCGAGGGGCTCACCGCCCTGCTGCCGCGCTTGCTCGGACCGGCCGGCGTGGAGAGCGAACTGCCCGAAGAGGTACGCGGCCTGGTCGAACTGACCGTGCGCCGCGACGCCGACAGCCGGTTCCTGTTCCTGGTCAACCGGACCGACGACACCGTGCCGGTGACCGGTCTCGCCGGCGAGGTCCTGATCGGCGGCGCCGACGACGGCACGCTCACCCTCGGCCCCAGGGACGTCGCCGTACTGCGGCAGCCCGCCGGCTGA